One part of the Acinetobacter sp. XS-4 genome encodes these proteins:
- a CDS encoding zinc-binding dehydrogenase has translation MRSIIHGNFGEPVDVLEQTDMPKPEPKAGEVRIKTIMSPIHNHDVWTVRGSYGYKPTLPAIGGSEAVGIIDALGEGVTHVQVGQRIAVASVHGSWAEYFIAPAQGLIPLNNEIDDETAAQLIGMPISALMLLDFVNIQQGQWLIQNTANGAVGKTVAMIAQARGLPVINLVRRTDAIAEMQALGIQHVVATDQPNWKEQVKQIHGDQPLIAGVDSIGGSASGEMLNLLSENSLLVSFGSMTGETMQISSGDLIFKQATVKGFWASVVNKEMPAARKKELIVELLTLATQKKLILPVEGVFSFDEIKTAAQRATQGARQGKVLLKP, from the coding sequence ATGCGAAGTATTATCCATGGTAATTTTGGCGAACCTGTAGACGTTTTAGAGCAGACGGATATGCCAAAGCCAGAACCAAAAGCAGGCGAAGTGCGTATTAAAACCATTATGTCTCCAATTCATAATCATGATGTATGGACAGTACGTGGAAGCTATGGCTACAAGCCAACTTTACCTGCGATTGGTGGTAGTGAAGCCGTTGGTATTATTGATGCGCTCGGTGAAGGCGTTACTCATGTACAGGTAGGGCAACGTATCGCAGTTGCATCTGTGCATGGCAGTTGGGCTGAATATTTTATTGCACCAGCGCAAGGGCTTATTCCACTCAATAATGAAATTGATGATGAAACAGCAGCGCAACTGATTGGTATGCCAATTAGTGCTCTCATGTTATTGGACTTTGTAAATATTCAACAGGGTCAATGGCTCATTCAAAACACGGCAAATGGTGCAGTCGGTAAAACAGTTGCGATGATTGCACAGGCACGGGGTTTACCTGTGATTAATCTAGTTCGTCGTACTGATGCAATTGCTGAAATGCAAGCATTAGGTATTCAACATGTTGTTGCGACTGATCAACCAAATTGGAAAGAGCAAGTTAAACAGATTCATGGCGACCAACCTCTCATTGCTGGTGTGGACTCGATTGGTGGCAGCGCAAGTGGTGAAATGCTGAATTTACTTAGTGAAAATAGCCTATTGGTTTCGTTTGGCAGTATGACTGGTGAAACCATGCAAATTTCATCGGGCGATCTAATTTTCAAACAAGCAACAGTAAAAGGTTTCTGGGCGAGTGTGGTCAACAAAGAAATGCCAGCAGCTCGTAAAAAGGAACTAATTGTTGAGTTATTAACGTTAGCAACTCAGAAAAAATTAATCCTTCCTGTAGAAGGTGTGTTTAGTTTTGATGAGATTAAAACAGCAGCCCAAAGAGCAACACAAGGTGCTCGCCAAGGCAAAGTGTTGTTAAAACCGTAA
- a CDS encoding DUF1304 domain-containing protein: MIGQIFIALIAILHVYILVLEMFLWDKPYGMKAFGNNAEKAKLTKVMAQNQGLYNGFLAAGLFWSLLADAPFATSIANFFLGCVLIAGIYGGLTASKKIIYIQAVPALIALVAVNFL; encoded by the coding sequence ATGATCGGACAAATATTCATTGCGCTTATTGCCATATTACATGTCTACATTTTGGTGTTAGAGATGTTTTTGTGGGACAAGCCTTATGGCATGAAAGCATTTGGAAATAATGCAGAGAAAGCAAAACTCACCAAAGTGATGGCACAAAACCAAGGTCTTTATAATGGCTTTTTAGCAGCGGGTTTATTTTGGTCTTTATTGGCTGATGCACCATTTGCCACATCAATTGCCAACTTCTTTTTAGGCTGTGTACTCATTGCAGGTATTTATGGCGGTCTGACTGCTAGTAAAAAGATTATTTATATTCAGGCAGTTCCCGCTTTAATTGCTTTAGTCGCTGTTAATTTTCTCTGA
- a CDS encoding GlpM family protein: MWALFFKCMLGAGVVLIISILSKSKAFYIAGLVPLFPTFALIAHVIVFQQKGAEALQKTALFGLWSLIPYAIYLVAVYVLATRLSMWSCLGLATLCWVVAAAGLIYGWQLFQH; the protein is encoded by the coding sequence ATGTGGGCGTTATTTTTTAAATGTATGTTGGGGGCAGGTGTTGTCCTCATTATTTCGATTTTATCGAAAAGTAAGGCATTTTATATTGCAGGTTTGGTTCCGCTTTTTCCTACCTTTGCTTTGATTGCTCATGTGATTGTTTTTCAGCAAAAAGGGGCCGAGGCATTACAGAAAACGGCTTTGTTTGGTCTATGGTCACTTATTCCCTATGCCATTTATTTAGTGGCCGTCTATGTGCTGGCAACGCGTTTGTCGATGTGGTCTTGCCTAGGATTAGCAACCCTATGTTGGGTGGTCGCTGCGGCAGGTTTAATTTATGGCTGGCAGCTATTTCAGCATTAA
- a CDS encoding SDR family oxidoreductase — protein sequence MSAHLSTFKNSTALITGASSGIGKAYAQEFASLGIHLILTARSEQKLNDLADELRKKYNVNVEVIVLDLAQANSAQNLFDEVQARKLSVEILINNAGFGKWTKFLDQSVSTYQEMITLNINSVTSLCYLFLPHMLANKKGIMINISSTGAFQPLPYITVYGASKSYVLQFTEALAGEYSSSGVKFLAVCPGNTETNFTQVANADTSGMKSSTVEDVVSATVRALDKNKATVVVGCSNYLTSQLPRILSRQKMINLVESMLQTRVIEQS from the coding sequence ATGAGCGCTCATCTTTCTACATTTAAAAATTCAACAGCATTAATTACAGGTGCATCTTCAGGAATAGGCAAGGCCTATGCTCAAGAATTTGCATCTTTAGGAATTCATTTAATTTTAACAGCACGCTCTGAGCAAAAACTAAATGATTTAGCCGATGAACTTAGAAAAAAATATAACGTAAATGTTGAGGTTATCGTTTTAGATTTAGCTCAAGCGAATTCAGCTCAAAACTTATTTGATGAAGTACAAGCGAGAAAATTATCGGTAGAGATTTTAATTAACAACGCAGGATTTGGAAAATGGACTAAATTTTTAGATCAATCTGTATCTACCTATCAAGAAATGATCACGCTTAATATCAACAGCGTAACCTCTTTGTGTTATTTATTTTTGCCCCACATGCTTGCGAACAAAAAAGGCATCATGATTAATATTTCATCGACAGGTGCGTTCCAGCCGTTACCCTATATTACTGTTTATGGTGCTAGTAAATCGTACGTATTGCAGTTTACTGAAGCGCTTGCAGGAGAATATAGCTCTTCAGGAGTTAAATTTCTGGCAGTTTGTCCGGGCAATACCGAAACCAATTTTACTCAGGTCGCAAATGCTGACACCAGCGGCATGAAAAGCTCTACAGTTGAGGATGTTGTATCTGCAACGGTTAGAGCATTAGATAAGAATAAAGCAACAGTTGTGGTTGGATGTAGCAACTATTTGACATCTCAATTGCCTAGAATTCTTTCTCGCCAAAAGATGATTAATTTAGTTGAAAGTATGCTCCAAACCCGTGTTATTGAGCAGTCATAA
- a CDS encoding MerR family transcriptional regulator, protein MYIGELASLTGATPKAIRHYEKLGLLPVAKRKGNYRIYEEIDVKSVKMIRLAQAVGFSLSELYDLSALKYKNNRFPVEIAQQLIQKKNQQIIEQKKALNRLQEDLKELEDEIIQTYITNKISA, encoded by the coding sequence ATGTATATCGGCGAATTAGCATCTTTAACTGGAGCCACTCCTAAAGCCATTCGGCATTATGAAAAATTAGGCTTACTCCCTGTAGCAAAAAGAAAAGGCAATTATCGTATTTATGAAGAGATTGATGTCAAATCAGTTAAGATGATCCGCCTTGCACAAGCTGTTGGGTTTAGCCTTTCCGAGCTTTATGACCTGTCAGCTTTAAAATATAAAAATAATCGCTTTCCTGTAGAAATTGCACAGCAACTTATTCAAAAAAAGAATCAACAAATTATTGAGCAAAAAAAAGCGTTAAACCGTTTACAAGAAGATTTAAAAGAACTGGAAGATGAGATTATTCAAACTTATATTACCAATAAGATTTCGGCTTAA
- the tenA gene encoding thiaminase II — protein sequence MLFSQELWQRNLNLYQKILDLPFNQELANGTLDKEAFCHYVIQDAQYLVAYGRVLAVAAAKAFEADDIMQFSDAAKIAIVVERSLHDDFMKNFGVTKEEFKNTPLTLAGHHYTSFLTATAWSESYPVVLAALLPCFWIYAEVGKDIVDKSIANNPYQAWIDTYAGEEFHIAVRNVIATVDKVAARCDADTLEKMHAAYTMGAKLEWLFWDSAYHQRQWLGLDPI from the coding sequence ATGCTTTTTTCTCAAGAACTTTGGCAACGTAATTTAAATTTATATCAAAAAATTCTCGACCTACCTTTTAATCAAGAACTTGCTAACGGTACTTTAGATAAAGAAGCTTTTTGTCATTATGTCATTCAAGATGCCCAATATTTAGTGGCTTATGGTCGCGTACTTGCTGTTGCGGCAGCAAAAGCGTTCGAGGCTGACGATATTATGCAATTTTCAGATGCCGCTAAAATTGCGATTGTGGTGGAGCGTAGTTTGCATGATGACTTCATGAAAAACTTTGGGGTAACTAAAGAAGAATTTAAAAATACGCCTTTGACCTTGGCAGGCCACCATTACACTTCATTTTTAACAGCAACAGCTTGGTCTGAAAGCTACCCTGTCGTACTCGCTGCACTATTACCTTGCTTCTGGATCTATGCTGAAGTCGGTAAAGATATTGTAGACAAATCAATTGCTAATAACCCTTACCAAGCATGGATTGATACCTATGCAGGTGAAGAGTTCCATATAGCCGTGCGTAATGTGATTGCGACAGTAGACAAGGTTGCCGCACGTTGTGACGCAGACACTTTAGAAAAAATGCATGCTGCGTACACCATGGGCGCAAAACTTGAATGGTTATTTTGGGATAGCGCCTACCACCAAAGACAATGGTTAGGTTTAGATCCTATTTAA
- a CDS encoding DUF475 domain-containing protein gives MKHFRFSIFFTVVCLALSAYWGFTHGPEAGVSTMLKALTITAILAVMEVSLSFDNAVVNASVLRNWDPFWKMIFLTVGILIAVFGMRLIFPVVIVAVTADMGVIEVAKLALNDPKTYSERLMAHHAEISAFGGTFLLLVFLNFFFDDEKETHWFRWLESKLSSLASVPAMSVFLALIALIVMAGYVDDHQRLAVTMAGIWGIVVYIGVEVLSHLLGGEPEIDENGNAVLQDGSGAASGVVKAGLGGFLYLEVLDASFSFDGVIGAFAITSDVVVIMLGLAIGAIFVRSMTVYLVEKGTLDAYVFLEHGAHYAIGALAFIMIASGTGVHVPEVVTGLIGVAFIVWAIIASIQYSKREQQSP, from the coding sequence ATGAAGCATTTCCGATTTTCGATATTTTTTACGGTGGTGTGTTTAGCACTATCCGCGTATTGGGGTTTTACCCATGGACCTGAAGCTGGCGTGTCTACCATGCTCAAAGCTTTAACAATTACAGCCATTTTAGCTGTAATGGAGGTCTCTTTATCTTTTGACAATGCTGTCGTGAATGCATCGGTTCTACGTAATTGGGATCCGTTCTGGAAAATGATCTTTTTAACGGTAGGTATTTTAATCGCCGTTTTTGGTATGCGTCTGATTTTCCCTGTCGTGATTGTTGCTGTAACCGCTGATATGGGAGTTATTGAAGTGGCGAAATTGGCACTCAATGATCCCAAAACTTATTCTGAGCGCTTAATGGCACACCACGCTGAAATTTCAGCTTTTGGTGGAACATTCCTATTATTGGTTTTCTTAAACTTCTTCTTTGATGATGAAAAAGAAACCCATTGGTTTAGATGGCTTGAATCTAAACTTTCAAGTTTAGCTAGCGTACCTGCAATGTCTGTATTTCTTGCTTTGATTGCTTTAATTGTGATGGCTGGTTATGTAGATGACCACCAACGTTTAGCAGTGACCATGGCCGGTATTTGGGGCATTGTGGTTTATATTGGCGTTGAAGTTTTAAGTCATTTGTTAGGTGGTGAACCTGAAATTGATGAAAATGGTAATGCTGTATTACAAGATGGCTCGGGTGCTGCATCAGGTGTAGTTAAAGCTGGTTTAGGTGGTTTCTTATATCTTGAAGTATTAGATGCATCATTTAGTTTTGATGGTGTGATTGGTGCATTTGCAATTACTAGCGACGTTGTTGTGATTATGCTAGGTCTTGCAATCGGTGCTATTTTTGTCCGTTCAATGACAGTTTACCTTGTTGAAAAAGGCACGCTAGATGCTTACGTGTTCTTGGAACATGGTGCGCATTATGCGATTGGTGCTTTAGCATTCATTATGATTGCAAGTGGTACAGGCGTACATGTACCTGAAGTTGTGACAGGTTTAATTGGTGTGGCGTTTATTGTGTGGGCTATTATTGCTTCAATTCAATATTCGAAGCGCGAGCAACAGTCGCCTTAA
- a CDS encoding MFS transporter, protein MMNALERRSTFALSSIFALRMLGLFMIIPVFSVVGQSYQYATPALIGLAVGVYGLSQAILQIPFSLLADRFSRKPLVVLGLLLFAIGGAIAGLSDTIYGVIIGRAIAGAGAVSAVVMALLADVTREEQRTKAMAAMGMSIGLSFVVAFSLGPWLTSLVGISGLFFVTTIMGLIAILMLLLVPKVTRHHRNYQQGYIAQLKQVIQMGDLNRLHVSVFALHLLLTAMFIYVPSQLIEFAHIPLASHGLVYLPLLVISLFFAFPSIIVAEKYRKMRGIFLTAITGIIAGLLLLIFGYQSKYVLLAGLGIFFIAFNVMEALLPSWLSKCAPIQSKATAMGVNASSQFLGAFFGGTLGGQLLMLHNTAIGWSVLTGIAIIWLLISFGLAQPRYLSSIVLPLPQVQQVNEWTTQLLAIRGIEEVVVMPDQQVAYIKVDKQTLDEAARRDLTQLFGKEVAI, encoded by the coding sequence ATGATGAATGCTTTGGAACGTCGCTCAACTTTTGCCTTAAGTAGTATTTTTGCGCTACGCATGTTGGGTTTGTTCATGATTATTCCTGTCTTTTCTGTAGTCGGGCAGTCATATCAATATGCAACTCCAGCACTCATTGGTTTGGCTGTAGGTGTCTATGGTTTAAGTCAGGCTATTTTGCAAATTCCATTTAGCTTACTGGCTGACCGTTTTAGCCGTAAACCTTTGGTGGTGCTTGGCTTATTGCTCTTTGCTATTGGCGGTGCAATTGCTGGGTTATCTGATACGATTTATGGCGTGATTATTGGCCGTGCCATAGCAGGTGCAGGTGCAGTTTCAGCAGTCGTGATGGCACTTTTAGCCGATGTGACACGTGAAGAACAGCGTACTAAAGCCATGGCTGCGATGGGCATGAGTATTGGTCTGTCTTTTGTGGTGGCGTTCAGCCTTGGGCCTTGGCTCACAAGTCTTGTCGGCATTTCTGGTTTGTTCTTTGTCACGACCATTATGGGTTTAATCGCGATTTTGATGTTATTGCTTGTACCTAAAGTAACTCGTCATCATCGTAATTATCAGCAAGGCTACATAGCGCAGCTTAAGCAAGTCATTCAAATGGGTGATTTAAACCGTTTACATGTTTCGGTTTTTGCATTGCATTTATTGCTTACCGCCATGTTTATTTATGTGCCTTCACAGCTTATCGAGTTTGCCCATATTCCTCTAGCCAGTCATGGTTTGGTGTATCTGCCGCTACTAGTAATTAGTCTGTTTTTTGCATTTCCAAGCATTATCGTGGCTGAAAAATATCGCAAAATGCGAGGCATTTTCTTAACGGCAATTACAGGCATTATTGCAGGTTTGTTGCTGCTTATATTTGGTTATCAATCAAAATATGTATTACTCGCAGGCCTAGGTATTTTCTTCATTGCCTTTAATGTGATGGAAGCTTTATTGCCATCGTGGTTATCAAAATGTGCGCCAATCCAGTCAAAAGCAACTGCTATGGGTGTAAATGCCAGTAGTCAGTTTTTAGGTGCTTTCTTTGGTGGCACACTAGGTGGTCAATTATTGATGTTACATAATACTGCGATTGGATGGAGTGTCTTAACAGGGATTGCTATAATATGGCTGCTAATTAGTTTTGGTTTAGCTCAGCCGCGGTATTTGTCATCGATTGTGTTGCCATTGCCGCAAGTGCAGCAGGTGAATGAGTGGACCACACAGCTATTGGCAATTCGTGGTATAGAAGAAGTTGTGGTGATGCCTGACCAGCAAGTTGCTTATATTAAAGTCGATAAACAGACTCTTGATGAGGCTGCGCGACGTGATTTAACGCAGTTGTTCGGTAAAGAGGTAGCCATTTAA